Genomic window (Streptomyces sp. SLBN-31):
TGGACGACCTCCGCGTCGAGACCGCCCAGCGCGATCGCCGTCCCGATCACCGCGTTCGCCTCGTTGGCGTCGGCGTACGCGGAGATCCTGAGGTCGGTCTTGGCGACTCGGCTCATGTCGCCGAGGGCGGTCGTGCCCCGGTCGCCGGTCCTGGTGTAGATGCGCGTCAGATTGACCATGTGGCCAGCGTAGTTACGCCCCGGCCGTGCGGAAGACGCGTGTGCCCACTGTCACGGCGAGCAGGGCGAATCCGAGGGCGACGAGGACGCCGTACGCCATGTGGTCCGTCACGTACGACCCGACGTACGCGTCCCGCACCGCGTCCACCAGATAGCGGAACGGCACGAAGTGGGACAGCACGTCCAGCCACGCCGGCGCCAGGCTCATCGGGAGCATCAGCCCGGACAGCAGCATGGACGGCATGGTCAGGGCGTTGACCATGGGACCGAACTCCTGGGGCGTGCGGACCTTGAAGGCCAGCGCGTACGACAGCGAACCCAGGGAGACGGTCAGCAGGGCCACGAAGGCGAAGCCGATCAGGATGCCGGCCAGTGGGGCGCGCAGGCCCATCACCGCCGCGGCCAGCACCAGCAGCACGGCCTGGAAGACGAAGACGGTCGCGTCGCGCAGGACGCGGCCGAGCAGCAGCGCGAGCCGGCTGACCGGGGTCACGCGCATGCGCTCCACCACGCCCTGGCCGTTCTCCATGATGATCGTGAACCCGGCGAACGCGGCCCCGAACAGGCCGAGTTGGAGCAGCAGCCCGGGGACCAGGACCTGCCAGCTGGTGCCGCGGGAGGCCAGCGGCAGCCCGGTGAGCAGCGGCCCGAAGAACAGCAGGTACAGCAACGGCATCAGCACGCCGAAGAGCAGCGCGAAGCGGGAGCGCAGGGACTGGCGGAGGTAGCGGCCGTAGATCAGGCCGGTGTCGTGGAGCAGCATCTTCTCCGGCTTCCTATACGGCGACGGGGGCGGGGTCGGCCTTGGCCGGACCGCGGCCGGTGATGGCGAGGAACGTGTCCTGCAGGCTCGCGTCGATCGAGCCGGCGTGGCGCAGCTTCAGGGCGCTCGGCGTGCCCTCGGCGGCGACCACGCCCCGGTCGACGACGACCAGCCGGTCGGCGAGGGCGTCCGCCTCGTCCAGGTAGTGGGTCGTCAGGAACACCGTGGTGCCGTGCTCGTCCCGCAGTCGGCGCACCAGCTCCCACAGGTCGGCCCGGCTGCCGGGGTCGAGGCCGGTCGTCGGTTCGTCGAGGAACAGCACCTTCGGGCGGTGGGTGAGTGCCATCGCGATGTCCAGACGCCGGCGCTGGCCTCCGGAGAGCGTGCCGCACCTGCGGTCGAGCAGCCCTTCGAGGCCGAGGTCGCGAGCCAACTCCGCGGCGCGGTCGACCGCCTGCCCGCGCGTCAGCCGGTACAGGCGGCCCTGGGTGACCAGCTCCTCGCGCACGCTGATCTGCGGGTCGACGCCGCCGGACTGGGCGACGTAACCGCATGCCCGCCGCACCCCTGCCGGATCGCGCGCCAGGTCGTGGCCGGCGACCGTGGCGGCGCCGCCGGTCGGGGTGAGCAGGGTCGTGAGCATCCGCAGGGTGGTGGTCTTCCCGGCGCCGTTCGGGCCGAGGAACCCGAGGATCTCGCCCTCGTGGACGGTCAGATCGATGCCGCGGACCGCTTCGACGGGGCCGCGCCTGGTGGGGAAGGTGCGCGCCAGTGCGGCCGCGCTGATGACTTCAGCCATGCGCCCAGAAAAACAGAGTCCCTTAAATTTTGCAATGACTCCAAAATTCAAGTGAGCCCAGCGGGGTTAGGATTCGGACATGGCAGAGGGGCTCCGCGAGCGGAAGAAACGGCAGACCAGGCAGTACATCTCCGACGTCGCCACGGGCCTGTTCGTCGAGCGCGGCTTCGACGCCGTGACCGTCGCCGAGATCGCCGACGCCGCCGACGTCTCGGTCAACACCGTCTACAACTACTTCCCCGCGAAGGAAGACCTCTTCTTCGACCGCTCCGGCGACATCGGTGACCGCCTGGCCCGGTGGGTGCGCGGACGGCGCAAGGGGGAGTCGGCCGCCGACGCCGTCCTGCGGGAACTGCGCGAGGAGGCCGAGGCGGTCTCGCCGCGGCTCGGCCTGATGCCGGGCTACGCCACCTTCATGCGGGTCATCGAGGAGGCCCCCGCGCTGCGCTCCCGGCTGTGGGCCATCGGTCAGGAGGTCCAGGACAGCCTGGAGGCGGCCCTGCGGGAGGAGACGGCCGCGGCCGACGACGACCCGCTGCCCCATCTGATCGCCGGTCAGCTCGGCTGGGCGCACAGTGCCGTCATGGCGGTCATTCGCCGCGAGATGGTCAAGGGGCGCGATCCACGCGAAGTGTCACGAGAGGTACTGGTCCTCCTCGACGACATCGAGGAGCTGTTGGGCGAGAAGGTGCTCAACTACGCCGTCCGTGGCGTCGAATGACCCCTGCCGGTGTGATGTCCGTCAGATGAGACGTGACGCGCATTACTTACCGAACACACGGCACCTCACGAGCGCTAAGGTCCGCCGAAGAGACATACGTAAACGTGGTGTAAGGCGTTTCAAAGGGGAGTCGCAAACGTGGCACGGAAGCTTGCCGTCATCGGCGCCGGCCTGATGGGTTCCGGTATCGCCCAGGTCTCGGCCCAGGCCGGCTGGGACGTCGTCCTGCGGGACGTCACGGACGAGGCCCTCAGGCGCGGCACCGACGGCATCAAGGCCTCGTACGACAAGTTCGTGAGCAAGGGGAAGATGGAGGCGCACGACGCCGACGCCTCCCTCGCCCGCATCACCGCGACCACCGATCTGGACGCCGCCGCCGACGCCGACATCGTCGTCGAGGCCGTGTTCGAGAAGCTGGAGGTCAAGCACGAGATCTTCCGCACGCTCGACAAGATCGTGCGCCATGACACCGTGCTGGCCTCCAACACCTCCGCCATCCCGATCACCAAGATCGCGGCGGCCACCGAGCACCCCGAGCGGGTCGTGGGCGTCCACTTCTTCTCGCCGGTGCCGATGATGCAGCTCGTCGAGCTCGTCCGCGGCTACAAGACCAGCGACGAAACCCTCGCCACCGCGCGGGAGTTCGCCGAGTCCGTCGGCAAGACCTGCATCGTCGTCAACCGCGACGTGGCCGGCTTCGTCACCACCCGGCTCATCTCCGCCCTCGTCGTCGAGGCGACCAAGCTCTACGAGTCGGGCGTCGCGACCGCCGAGGACATCGACCTCGCCTGCAAGCTGGGCTTCGGCCACGCGATGGGCCCGCTGGCCACGGCGGACCTGACCGGCGTCGACATCCTGCTGCACGCCACCAGCAACATCTACACCGAGTCGCAGGACGAGAAGTTCGCGCCGCCGGAGCTGATGCGCCGGATGGTTGACGCCGGTGACATCGGGCGCAAGAGCGGGCAGGGCTTCTACACGTACTGACCACATCGGTACGTCCGGCCACTGAAACCGCACAAACCCCGGGAGCATCACTCGCGGGGGTGAATTCGGTATCGGTTCGCTCACAGACGGCAACCTCGTCGCCGCTGGAGCAGTCAGACGATGCACAGCCACCGTCACGGAGTACGCAACGCACTCACGGGGAGCGCTTATGTTCATCAGGGGCGACCACGCCGAGCTGGTCGTCGGGGGCCGCCTCGACGTCCGCAGCGCGGCGGACGCCCGCACGGTCCTGCACTCGGCCGTCGACGACGGAGTCGGCGACATCGTGCTCGACCTGTCCGAACTGGACTCCTGGGACGCCACCGGACTCGGGGTGATCATGGGCGTCCACCGGCGGGCCGGCCGCTGCGGCCGGCGCCTGGTGCTGCGCGACGTACCGCCGCAGATGCAGCGCCTGCTGGTGGCCACCCGGCTGCACCGGATCCTGGCGATCGAGGGGGGCATCGGGGTGGAGTCGCTGCCCCGCGTGTGACGTCTGGCACGCACGGTGCGGGCGCGGCCGGGCATTCCGGCCGGGAAACGCAGGTCAGCGCGATCCGTACGACACTGTGACGTCTCGGGCGGCGCCGTACCCCGGGCTGTCGTAGATACTGAGCGAAGGTTTAGGGTTCGGCTGCCCGCCGCCAGCGAAACCCTCGAGCGGGTACCGGACCAGAAGCGACAGCGGAGTGTGCGACAAGGCCGGGAGGGGCTGTATCGGCACACGATCGCTTTTGGGGGGCTTGACCTATGGACCCGAACAACCGGGGACCCGAGGGCTACGGCCATGACGGCGACACGGGAGCGTCGCGCCAGCGCCCGCCCAGGGACCCCCTCACACCCGACTTCGGACAGCACACGCCCGCGCTCGCCCGCACGGTGCAGCTCGTCACGGGCGACCACCTGCTCACCGTCAATCCCGTCGACGGCAGCGAGATAGAGCCCTGCCCGCCAGGGGAGCGACCGGCCCGGCCCGAGAAGCTCACCGCGGCCGAGCGCGCCGAGGCGGTCCGGGCCGCCCGGGCACCCGTCCCGCCGGGACCGGCCCTGCCCGTGCTGCCGCTCCTGGAACGCCAGGACGAGCGCGAGCACTTGGTCCGGCTGCTCGCCCGTGGCCGCTCCGTACGCCTCACCGGCCCCGCAGGCTCGGGCCGCACCGCCCTGCTCGACCTGGTCGCGGAGGACTGCGCGGACCTCGCCCCCGACGGCGTCGTCCGCCTCAACGGCTTCCACCGCAGCGCCGAGGAACTGCTGCACGACCTCTTCCACGCCGTCTACAACGCGCCCCTGTACCGCCCGGAGCGGGAAGAACTGCTCGCCCTCGTCCGGGAGGTCGGCGCGGTCGTCGTCCTCGACGACATCGAGTTCGGCGGCGCCGCCCTCGACGAGCTGCTCGACGCGACGCCCGAGTGCGCCTTCGTGATCGGCGCCACGCCCGACGTGCCCGCGCCCTCCGCCGACTCCGCCGTCGAGGAGGTCCTCCTCGGCGGCCTGGAACGGGCGGGCGGCGTCGACATCATCGAACGCGTCGTCGGCCGGCCGCTCACCGAGGAGGAGGCCAACTGGGCCGGCGACCTCTGGTTCGAGTCCGAGGGCCTGCCGCTGCGGTTCGTCCAGGCCGGCGCCCTGCTGCGCCAGCGGGACCAGCAGCGGGCCGGCGCCGGCGCCGTGGACGAGTTCGGCGTCTTCGCCGACTCCCTGCCCGTGGACGCGCCCTTCGACGCCCCGTTCGACGCCGAGGACGACGCCGTACCGCTGCCCTCACTCGGCGAGGCCGCCGCGCCCGCCCCGCTGCTGGCCGCCCGGCTGAGTCCGTCGGCCCGCGCGACCCTGCGCTTCGCGGTCGCCCTCGGCGGCGAGGTGCCCCACCAGGCCCACCTGCCGGCGCTGGTCGGCGACACCCACGCGGACGCCGCCCTCGGCGAACTGGCCTCCTGCGGGCTGGTCTCCCCGGTCGGCTCCCGCTACCGCCTCGCCGCCGGCGTCCTCCAGCAGCTGGAGGCCGCCGGATACAACGACGACATCGGGGCCCGCGCGCTGACCGCCGCCCAGCACTACGCCTGGTGGGCCGGGCATCCGTCGGTCACCCCCGAGCGGGTGTGCGCCGAGGCCGACGCCCTGCTCGCCGCCCTCGGCGTCCTGGTGCCGGACACCGCCCCGCCCGCGGAGGGCGAGGAGGCCGTCACCGTCCGGCTGGCCCGCACGGCCGCGCCCGCCTTCGCCGCCGGACTGGACTTCAGCGCCTGGGAACGCGCGCTGCGCGCCGGTGCCGAGGCCTCCCGGCTGGCGGGAGAGGTGTCGGAACAGGCCTACTTCCACCACGAGCTGGGTGTGCTCGCGCTGTGCGACGGGGAGTTCGACCGGGCCCGCGCCGAGCTGGAGACCTCCCTGGGGCTGCGCGGCGCGACCTCCGACAAGCGCGGCACGGTCGCCGCCCGGCGCGCCCTCGCCCTGGTCGCCGACCGCACCGGCACGGCGCCGGGTCTGGTGTCGACGGCCGGTGAGGAGGTGCCGGACGCCCGCTACGAGGAGTCCCAGTCGCCCCCGGGCGGCGTACCCGCGGTCCTGCCGGGCTTCCCGCCCGCGCGGCCGTCGGCCCCCTCCACGGGCGACGGCGCGACGATCGTCGTCAACCGGTCGGCGTCCGGCGGACACCCGCCCAAGACGCACCGCGCGGGCATCAGGGGCCTCGCCCGCCGCAACCTGGTGGCGGCCGGCGCGGGCGCGCTGCTCGTCGCCGTGCTGGGCACGGTGGTGACACTCGGCGCGACCTCCAACAACGACGCCAACAACCCCTCCGACAAGGTCGGTGTGAACCCGTCCGCCAGCCAGGGCGTCGACGACGGCTCCCTCGGCGCGGACAAGCCGAAGACCGACAAGGGCGGCGACACCGGCACGGCCACGAGCAGGCCGACCGATCCGGGGCCCGACGGCACCTACGGCACCTCGGACGACCCGACGCCGCCGTCCGACACCGGCGGCACGCCGTCGGACAGGCCCAGCGGGACGAAGGGGTCGGGTGGCGGCGGTTCGTCGAGCTCGCCGTCGAAGTCGCCGTCCAAGCCGCCCACGTCACCGCCCCCCTCGTCGCCGAAGCCGAGCACGTCGTCTTCGTCGCCGTCCACGTCACCGAGTCCCTCGCCCTCGCCGTCCGCCTCGACGTCGTCGAGTGCGGGGCCCCCGTCCACCTCGACCACGGCCAGCGGCCCGGCCTCCGGCGCCCCGGCGTCCTCCACCGCCCCGGACCGGACGAGCGCTTCGGCGAGCGCACCGGCGAGCAGCGCCTCGGGCGCGGTGATCTGAGGCGGGCACACCGAAGGGGCCGGGTTCCACCAGGACCCGGCCCCTTCGCCGTACCGCCGCCGCTCAGAACAGCCGCAGCTTGTCGTCCTCGATGCCGCGCAGCGCGTCGTAGTCCAGCACCGTGCAGCCGATCCCGCGGTCGGTGGCGAGGACGCGGGCCTGCGGCTTGATCTCCTGTGCCGCGAAGATGCCGCGGACCGGGGCCAGATGCGGGTCGCGGTTCAACAGCTCCAGATAGCGGGTCAGTTGCTCCACGCCGTCGATCTCGCCGCGCCGCTTGATCTCCACCGCCACGGTCTGCCCCTCGGCGTCCCGGCACAGGATGTCGACGGGGCCGATCGCGGTCATGTACTCGCGCCGGATGAGCGAGTAGCCCTCGCCGAGGGTCTCGATGCGGTCCGCGAGGAGTTCCTGGAGGTGTGCTTCCACGCCGTCCTTGATCAGGCCTGGGTCCACGCCGAGTTCGTGCGAGGAGTCGTGGAGGATCTGCTCCATCGTGATGATGAGTTTCTCGCCCGCTTTGTTGATGACGGTCCAGACGCCCTCGTCGTCGCCCGCGCCCTCCTTCAGCGTGCAGGGCGGTGACATCCAGTTCAGGGGCTTGTAGGCACGGTCGTCGGCGTGGATCGACACACTGCCGTCCGCCTTCACCAGGATCAGGCGGGGCGCCGAGGGGAGATGGGCGGTGAGCCGGCCCGCGTAGTCGACGGAGCATCGGGCGATGACGAGACGCATGGTCGGCAACGCTACTCGACGGGCAGGTGTCGACGCGATTCGCCCCAGAAGACGACTGACCGCCCCTGTTCGGTTGTGGCCGATTGTGGGCCTAAAGAGGAGCCCCTATGTACGCAATCTCCTGGTGCGGTCACGGTCCGTTGCCTACCGTATAAACGGGAGGTCGCGAGGCGTGTACACAGCGTGTGCGGTATCGCGAACTCCCTTATCTGTCCGGCAACCCCTGTGCACCACAGGGGTGCGAGAGGAGAACCCATGTCGCTCGACGTCTCACCGGCCCTACTCGAGAAGGCCGAGCGAGGCGAGGTCGACGAAGCAGAATTCGTCGACTGCGTCCGGACCTCCCTGCCCTACGCATGGGAGATGATCAGCTCCCTGGTGGCCCAGCTGAAGGTCGACGGCGGACAGTTCGCCGACAACCAGACGCCTCCGCCGGACGAGCGGGCACGCGGTCAGCTGCTGCGTGCGCTCGCGAGTGACGCGATACGCGGCGCGCTCCAGCGGCACTTCGGTGTCCGGCTGGCTTTCCAGAACTGCCACCGGGTGGCGGTGTTCCCGTTGGACTCTTCCGTCGACGAGACGCTGGCGCGCTTCACCTCGGTCCGCAGTCAGCTGCTCAACCAGTCTCCGGAGTTCCGGGACTGCTGAGCGGCATGCCGCTTGCTTGCCGCTCCGTACGCGGGAGGTGCATCAAGTACCGGAGCGGCAAGCCCCATGCCGGACCATGCGGTCAGCCGAGGTGGGGGAGGATTTCGGCACCCAGCCGCCGTACGTTCTCCTCGGTGGCCGCGAGGTCGCCGGAGCCCTCGATCAGCAGGGCGAAGCGGGAGATGCCCGTCCGTTCGCTGGTCGCCGTGAGCCGGTCGACGCACAGCCGTGGGGTGCCCACCGGGTGCAGCCCGCAGAGCAGTTCGGTGTACGCCAGCGGGTCGCGCATCTGCCGCATCCGGCCGTCCACAGTGACATGCGCGTCCAGCCCCTGCTTGAGCCAGCCCGGCATCGCCTTCGTCAGCGCCTCCACCGCGTCCGTGCGCCGGTCCGCGATCTGGCACACGCCCGCGGAGACATGGCCGGCGCCCATGACGCGCTCCGGCGGGTGCCCCGCCGCGCGCGCCAACTCCCGCCACAGGGCGACCATTTCCGCCTTCTCCTCGTCCCCCACGTGCATGCCGAGCAGCATCGGCAGCGCCCGCTCGGCGGCCATCCGGACGCTCCTGGGCGAGGTGCAGGCGACGACGACCTCGGGTCCGTCTGCGTCCGTCAGGGACTCCGACGGCCTTGGCACCACGGGGACTTCACGGAAGCGGAACCGCTCCCCGGCCGCCCCCACGGACGGTTCGCGCAACCAGCGCACCAGCAGATCGAGTGATTCCGGGAACCCCTCCTCGTAGGCCGCGAGACCCGACCCGAACACCTCCAGGTCGACCCACGGGCCACCGCGCCCCACGCCCAGCGAGAACCGCCCGCCGGAGGTGAGGTGCAGCAGCGCGGCCTGCTCGCCGAGGGCCACCGGGTGAGCCGTGGGCAGCACGCTGACGGCCGTGCCCACCCGCAGCCGGCGGGTGTGGCCCAGCAGGAACCCCGCCAGGGTGATCGCCGACGGACAGGTCCCGTACGGCACGAAGTGGTGTTCCGCCAGCCAGACCGAGTCCAGACCGGCCTCCTCGGCGACCTCCGCCGAGCGGACCGCGCGGTGCAGCGCCTCCCCATGACCCTGTCCCGGGAACTGGGCGGACAACACGAAACTTCCAACGCGCATTGCTTTTTCCTGCTTCCTTGGCTCCGACATGGAGCTCCCCCACCCGGCATAACCGTCTGACACGTGCGGGGGTCACGGCCTGGCGAAGAGATTTCCGGATTGTCTGCAGAACGGGCCGTCGCGGGTGGGGCCCGGGGGGTCGGTGCCCTACGCGTACCCGGGTTCCGGGACCGTAGGCTGGACACGAACCGTGCTTCCTGTATAGCCCCGTGAGGTGTTCCGTGTCCCCGCGTCGCAACCGACCCAAGGGCTCCGATCCGTCGGGCTCGTCCGGCCGCAGCGCCGAGGACGACGGCCCCGGCCGCTATGGCGGCTGGCAGTCGACGGAGAGCTGGCAGGGCGAGCAGTGGAGCCTGCGGCACGTGGCGGGCACGAGTGCGCAGGGCAAGACCTACCGCTGCCCCGGCTGCGACCAGATGATCGCCTCCGGGGTGCCGCACGTGGTGGCCTGGCCGGAGCACGCGGGCGTCGACGACCGCCGTCACTGGCACAAGGCGTGCTGGAACGCGAAGGACCGCCGCACCACGCGGGTGCAGCGGTCCCGTAACGCGCCGAAGTTCTGACGAGGCTCCCGAGGGCTCACACGTCGCGGCTGTTGAGCAGCGCCACCGCGCCGCCGAACGCGGCGGCCGTGACGCCGAGCGCGATCCACAGCGGGTCCCAGCCGCTGGGGCCGCCGGAGTCGCTGAGGGAGTTGGAGTAGAAGACGGCCAGCTGGTTGGGGATCGAGTACTCGAACAGGGCCTGGCGGACGTCCTCCAGCGCCTCGGAGAACATGAACAGCGCGATCACCAGCGGCGCCAGCACCAGGCCGATCATGATCGTGATGGCGCCCGCGGAGTGCCGGATGACCGAGCCGATGACGAGCGAGAGCAGTCCGAGCAGGGCAATGTAGAACGAGATGCCGAGGGTGCCCTTCAGCCATTCCTCGCCCGACGGGGTCCGGGCCGAGCTCAGCATGGACACATCGGCGAGCGCGACGAGCAGCACCGACACGAACGTCACGGTGAACGCGACCGCGAAGAACACGATCGCCTTCGCCGTGAGCACCCGGGCGCGGGACGGGCACGCGGTCATCGTGGTGCGGATCATCCCGGTGCCGTACTCGGAGGCCGTGGTCAGCACGCCGAGGGTGATGATGCAGATGCTGCCGAGGAGCAGTCCGAAGACACCGAAGGACAGCGGGTTCTCGCCCGACAGGCTGCCGTCCGACTCGTTGGCGGACACCAGCGCCGCGACCAGCAGGCCGATGCCCACCACGAGCAGCACGAACACGCCGAGCGTCCACATGGTCGACCGGACCGACCTGATCTTCGTCCACTCCGAGGCGATCGCGTGCCCGAGGTGGGTGCGCACCACGGGGATCGGCGAGGTGTAGCCGGGATACGGCGAACCGGGCGCCGCCGCCTGCCAGTCGGGTGCGGCGGCCTGGGGCATCGGGGGCTGCGGGGTGCTCATCGGGCGTCCTCGGGCTTGGTCAGGTCGGCGGAGGCGGCGGACGGGACGGACGCGGGCGCCGCGTCCTGCGGGCCCGCGGCGGCGCTCTGCGGCACGGACGCCTGCGGCGCGCCGGCGGGCGGCGCCGGGACGGCGGGCGTGGCGGAACCTTCCGGCGCCGACCGCGGCGGGCTCGGCGGCTGCGCCGGGGTGGCGGGCTGCGGCTGCGGCGCGGACCCGTGCGGGGCGGCGCTCGGCGCGGGCGCACCGGGGGCCTCGCCGGCCGGTACCGCGGGCACCGGCGGCTGCTGGGGTGCCTGCGGCGCCGGCTGGACGTACGGGTTGCCCTGGTCCGCGGGCGGCGCGGTGGGGGCGCCGTACGGGCTCGCGGGGGGCTGTCCGGCGGCACCGTAGGGGCCGGGCTGCCCCGGCTGCCCCTGCGGCATCGCGAACGGCTGACCGCCCTGTCCGGGCGGCGGCGGGGCGTACCAGCCCGGCTGGCCCTGGCCGGGCACCGGCATCGGGGGCTGGGCGCCGGGCGGCAGGGGCTGCATCAGCCCCGCCTTCTGGTCGATCGTGGAGCGGTAGTCGACGGCGGCCTGGGTCATCCGCATGTACGCCTCCTCCAGCGAGGCCTGATGCGGCGACAGCTCCCACAGCCGTACGTCGGCGTCGTGCGCGATGTCGCTGATGCGGGGGAGCGGCAGCCCGGTGATCCGCAGGGCGCCGTCCTGCTCGGGCAGCACGTGTCCGCCCGCCTCGGTCAGCGCGGACGTCAGCTTCTCGCGCAGCTGCGGTTCGGTGTCCGGGGTGCGCACCCGCGCGAAGCCGGCGGAGTTGGCGGCGATGAAGTCCGCCACGCTCATGTCGGCGAGCAGCTGCCCGCGTCCGATCACGATGAGGTGGTCCGCGGTCAGCGCCATCTCGCTCATCAGGTGCGAGGAGACGAAGACCGTACGACCCTCCGCCGCGAGCGCCTTCATCAGGTTGCGCACCCACAGGATGCCCTCGGGGTCGAGGCCGTTGACCGGCTCGTCGAAGAGCAGCACCTGCGGGTCGCCCAGCAGCGCGGCGGCGATGCCGAGCCGCTGCCCCATGCCGAGCGAGAAGCCCTTGGACCGGCGCCTGGCCACGTCCTGCAGGCCCACCACGCCCAGCACCTCGTCGACCCGCCGGGACGGGATCCCGGACAGCTGGGCGAGGCTCAGCAGGTGGTTGCGGGCGGACCGGCCGCCGTGCACCGCCTTGGCGTCGAGCAGCGCGCCCACCTGACGCGGCGCGTTCGGCAGCTTCGCGTACGGGTAGCCGCCGATCGTCACCTGCCCCGCGGACGGGTTGTCCAGGCCGAGGATCATCCGCATCGTCGTCGACTTGCCGGAGCCGTTGGGCCCCAGGAAGCCGGTGACGGCCCCCGGCCGCACCCGGAACGAAAGGTTGTACACAGCGGTCTTGTCGCCGTAGCGCTTGGTCAGGCCGACTGCCTCGATCATGCTCCGCACCCATCAAAAGGTTCAGGACAGCGGGGCACACGCCCCCGTAAGGGTTAGGAGGATATCGAGGCGCTGACGGTTCCGCTCAAGAGGAGGTAAAACCTGAGCCCCTGCTCACGCGTCCCGTCTCCGCAGCAACACGTACCCGCCGAGCAGCGCCGCGACCACCCACAGCACCATGATCCCCAGACCGCCCCAGGGCCCGTACGGGGTGTCGTCGTCGATCCTCGGCACCACCTGCATGATCCTGCTGCCCGCCTGGTCCGGCAGGAACCGGCCGATCTTCTTCGTCGCGGAGACGTTCCCCAGGATGTTGGAGATCAGGAAGAAGAACGGCATCAGGATGCCCAGCGACAGCATCGGCGAGCGCAGCATCGCGGCCACGCCCATCGAGAACACGGCGATGAGGGTCATGTAGAGCCCGCCGCCGACGACCGCGCGCAGCACGTGCGGGTCGCCGAGGGCGGCCTTGTGCGAGCCCAGCATCGCCTGCCCGAGGAAGAAGGCGACGAAGCTGGTCGCCATGGAGACGACGAGGGCGAGGCCGGTCGCCACCCCGATCTTGCCGGCGAGGAAGGTGCCGCGCTGCGGCACGGCCGCCAGCGAGGTGCGGATCATGCCGGTGCTGTACTCGTTCGACACGACCAGCACCCCGAAAACGATCATCGCGAGCTGGCCGAGGCTCATGCCGGCGAAACTGATGTAGGTGGGGTCGAAGGACAGCCGGTCCTTGGCGCTCATGTTGTCGAACTCGTGCCTGGTCAGCGCCGAGATCAGCATGCCGAGGGCGATGGTGACGACCACGGCGAGGGAGAGGGTCCACACGGTCGAGGCCACCGACCGGATCTTGGTCCACTCGGACCGCACCACCTGGATCGCCGCCATCCTCAGCTCCTCTCGCAGTCGTCGCCCCAGGCCGGCCGCTGCCCGGCGGGGGCGTCGGAGTGCGCGTGGTACTCCACGGACTCGGCGGTCAGCCGCATGAACGCCTCCTCCAGGGAGGCCTGCTGCGGGCTGAGCTCGTGCAGCACGATCTGGTGCCGGGCCGCCAGCTCGCCGATGTGCTCGGCCTTCCCGCCGTCCACCTCCAGCGCCCCGCTCCCGGACTCCACGACGGTCACGCCGGCCTCGTGCAGCACGTCGAGCAGGCGCTCGCGCTGCGGGCTGCGCACCCGGACGTAGGAGCGCGAGTTCTGCTCGATGAACTCGGCCATGGAGGTGTCGGCGAGCAGCCGGCCCTGGCCGATGACGACCAGGTGGTCGGCGGTGAGCGCCATCTCGCTCATGAGGTGGGAGGAGACGAACACCGTCCGCCCCTGCGCGGCCAGCGATTTCATCAGAGTGCGGATCCAGTGGATGCCCTCGGGGTCGAGGCCGTTGACCGGCTCGTCGAACATCAGGATCCGCGGATCGCCGAGCAGCGCGCCCGCGATGCCGAGCCGCTGCCCCATGCCCAGGGAGAACCCCTTGGCCTTCTTCCTCGCCACACCGGTGAGACCGACGGTGTCCAGCACCTGCGCCACCCGGCCGCGCGGGATG
Coding sequences:
- a CDS encoding ABC transporter permease encodes the protein MSTPQPPMPQAAAPDWQAAAPGSPYPGYTSPIPVVRTHLGHAIASEWTKIRSVRSTMWTLGVFVLLVVGIGLLVAALVSANESDGSLSGENPLSFGVFGLLLGSICIITLGVLTTASEYGTGMIRTTMTACPSRARVLTAKAIVFFAVAFTVTFVSVLLVALADVSMLSSARTPSGEEWLKGTLGISFYIALLGLLSLVIGSVIRHSAGAITIMIGLVLAPLVIALFMFSEALEDVRQALFEYSIPNQLAVFYSNSLSDSGGPSGWDPLWIALGVTAAAFGGAVALLNSRDV
- a CDS encoding SCO5389 family protein, giving the protein MSLDVSPALLEKAERGEVDEAEFVDCVRTSLPYAWEMISSLVAQLKVDGGQFADNQTPPPDERARGQLLRALASDAIRGALQRHFGVRLAFQNCHRVAVFPLDSSVDETLARFTSVRSQLLNQSPEFRDC
- a CDS encoding LLM class flavin-dependent oxidoreductase; this encodes MRVGSFVLSAQFPGQGHGEALHRAVRSAEVAEEAGLDSVWLAEHHFVPYGTCPSAITLAGFLLGHTRRLRVGTAVSVLPTAHPVALGEQAALLHLTSGGRFSLGVGRGGPWVDLEVFGSGLAAYEEGFPESLDLLVRWLREPSVGAAGERFRFREVPVVPRPSESLTDADGPEVVVACTSPRSVRMAAERALPMLLGMHVGDEEKAEMVALWRELARAAGHPPERVMGAGHVSAGVCQIADRRTDAVEALTKAMPGWLKQGLDAHVTVDGRMRQMRDPLAYTELLCGLHPVGTPRLCVDRLTATSERTGISRFALLIEGSGDLAATEENVRRLGAEILPHLG
- a CDS encoding ABC transporter permease; protein product: MAAIQVVRSEWTKIRSVASTVWTLSLAVVVTIALGMLISALTRHEFDNMSAKDRLSFDPTYISFAGMSLGQLAMIVFGVLVVSNEYSTGMIRTSLAAVPQRGTFLAGKIGVATGLALVVSMATSFVAFFLGQAMLGSHKAALGDPHVLRAVVGGGLYMTLIAVFSMGVAAMLRSPMLSLGILMPFFFLISNILGNVSATKKIGRFLPDQAGSRIMQVVPRIDDDTPYGPWGGLGIMVLWVVAALLGGYVLLRRRDA
- the nucS gene encoding endonuclease NucS; translated protein: MRLVIARCSVDYAGRLTAHLPSAPRLILVKADGSVSIHADDRAYKPLNWMSPPCTLKEGAGDDEGVWTVINKAGEKLIITMEQILHDSSHELGVDPGLIKDGVEAHLQELLADRIETLGEGYSLIRREYMTAIGPVDILCRDAEGQTVAVEIKRRGEIDGVEQLTRYLELLNRDPHLAPVRGIFAAQEIKPQARVLATDRGIGCTVLDYDALRGIEDDKLRLF
- a CDS encoding ATP/GTP-binding protein, whose amino-acid sequence is MSPRRNRPKGSDPSGSSGRSAEDDGPGRYGGWQSTESWQGEQWSLRHVAGTSAQGKTYRCPGCDQMIASGVPHVVAWPEHAGVDDRRHWHKACWNAKDRRTTRVQRSRNAPKF
- a CDS encoding ABC transporter ATP-binding protein, producing MIEAVGLTKRYGDKTAVYNLSFRVRPGAVTGFLGPNGSGKSTTMRMILGLDNPSAGQVTIGGYPYAKLPNAPRQVGALLDAKAVHGGRSARNHLLSLAQLSGIPSRRVDEVLGVVGLQDVARRRSKGFSLGMGQRLGIAAALLGDPQVLLFDEPVNGLDPEGILWVRNLMKALAAEGRTVFVSSHLMSEMALTADHLIVIGRGQLLADMSVADFIAANSAGFARVRTPDTEPQLREKLTSALTEAGGHVLPEQDGALRITGLPLPRISDIAHDADVRLWELSPHQASLEEAYMRMTQAAVDYRSTIDQKAGLMQPLPPGAQPPMPVPGQGQPGWYAPPPPGQGGQPFAMPQGQPGQPGPYGAAGQPPASPYGAPTAPPADQGNPYVQPAPQAPQQPPVPAVPAGEAPGAPAPSAAPHGSAPQPQPATPAQPPSPPRSAPEGSATPAVPAPPAGAPQASVPQSAAAGPQDAAPASVPSAASADLTKPEDAR